One stretch of Actinacidiphila sp. DG2A-62 DNA includes these proteins:
- a CDS encoding FAD binding domain-containing protein encodes MSTYARQAAENVTLPSSLDEAVAALAAMPSTVPVAGGTDLMAAVNSGLLRPAALVGLGRISEIRGWQYADGAALLGAGLTHARMGRPDFAALIPALAAAARSAGPPQIRNAGTLGGNIVTAAPTGDALPVLAALEAGVILAGPDGDREIPVSHLLTGMDPLRPGELLAFVRIPLLHAPQTFLKATGRTGPGRAVASVALVVDPARRQVRCAVGAVAQVPLRPLEAEQWVAGLIDWDGERSLADEACTAFGEYVAAACIPDQPGVELPPAALQLRRTVAALSRRALGRALA; translated from the coding sequence GTGAGCACGTATGCACGGCAGGCGGCGGAGAACGTCACGCTGCCGTCCTCGCTCGACGAGGCGGTGGCGGCGCTCGCCGCCATGCCCAGCACCGTGCCCGTCGCCGGCGGCACCGACCTGATGGCCGCGGTCAACTCCGGTCTGCTGCGCCCGGCCGCGCTGGTCGGCCTCGGCCGGATCAGCGAGATCCGCGGCTGGCAGTACGCCGACGGCGCCGCGCTGCTCGGCGCCGGACTGACCCACGCCCGGATGGGCCGCCCGGACTTCGCGGCGCTGATCCCCGCGCTCGCCGCCGCCGCCCGCTCGGCCGGACCGCCGCAGATCCGCAACGCCGGCACCCTCGGCGGCAACATCGTCACCGCCGCCCCGACCGGCGACGCGCTGCCGGTGCTGGCCGCGCTGGAGGCCGGCGTGATCCTGGCCGGACCGGACGGCGACCGGGAGATCCCGGTCAGCCACCTGCTGACCGGCATGGACCCGCTGCGCCCCGGCGAACTCCTGGCGTTCGTGCGCATCCCGCTGCTGCACGCGCCGCAGACCTTCCTCAAGGCCACCGGCCGCACCGGCCCCGGCCGCGCGGTCGCCTCGGTCGCGCTGGTCGTCGACCCCGCCCGGCGCCAGGTGCGCTGCGCGGTCGGCGCGGTGGCCCAGGTCCCGCTGCGGCCGCTGGAGGCCGAGCAGTGGGTGGCCGGGCTGATCGACTGGGACGGCGAGCGCTCCCTCGCCGACGAGGCGTGCACGGCCTTCGGGGAGTACGTGGCCGCGGCGTGCATCCCCGACCAGCCGGGGGTGGAGTTGCCGCCCGCCGCGCTGCAGCTGCGGCGTACCGTGGCCGCACTGTCCCGCCGAGCGCTCGGGAGGGCCCTGGCATGA